The following coding sequences lie in one Zingiber officinale cultivar Zhangliang chromosome 2B, Zo_v1.1, whole genome shotgun sequence genomic window:
- the LOC122047223 gene encoding uncharacterized protein LOC122047223 isoform X4, with translation MDDSWLSKCVDSSPQMSPLLATELGSQAVRSPHLTQAPAPASAAQVHKNTKHHFHSFIRQEAVLNDHARVQETAAVSNLNLGYRLGKTELGNSFLALLSDEFSHLPHSRMDIAKIHINNDKVLTGTGCVVPSINIPPLPENHGNGSLGNWNEHSSFVVSRTATNPASTKVPFLHNNVRLVGDSHHARDYVEVVPCQSSQSNNTGTAITPWDELCNSGRSANADKNSNKDVHASRIISFDAKSPISHNNSSYLRGRPLVFCRSTVGELFMGDAGLLGVLCFCHNSHMSVPKFCEHSGSPSVNPGEAVYLENGMNISHWCKQYLGIMAPDEIIGGEWSGGSATVDVSVGSKASYAPILLNNNVAISNIKSFGGSWRPAKPLSNSIPSSPYIKVRYTMQDKSINKEHDNVRLSYNFHGTKNCQKMIPSSVPASMPNAMKKQLLNTQKHPPISVGLEKVHSTLFKGKEIVVQQLNTSDGTYTGKHTSCMPLACSWTNGTVRHDDDIDDPNSSAEAPLADIDGASNIELRLGQPSEKYSAFAGSLGSSVLQIGPAYDTVKPQPYQQLKERSVSHAAAKTWTANQIRKNLHFSSSEASPYNKGSTQHAARSFNARNHFDSEGLTRDANMNPLISLFLSHLEGNNTSLSLDNLFNGSEHLSSKTPHNVCNSVGDSTHGTRSVCNTSTVNFPNKLDEGKNILTVESDTTKSDSMVQKQNEVTITREISAPFNSKCCQNSILGNGKDFSFYLDNQSNMVQKQSVGNTKQQEKTAFLSNKECDDPIPCGSSGTDLLKSDHLMSSTTLCSLETSKNIFATTKHSMDAKSKNSAFRRVVEFSTQESSNAAKANSQHHQLCCLSSSKPESCKDEFAVQTDLREGSYCKTHLNDSKVVRHSCPSCRSAVGMDIFSGHSCHTGSTRTCNCSCSTKRALLKSEKCCKRFSSCCNCDVDEQPCLRLGRLSNNCFPGDHKHEMFNHREHTSCSYGHCCTSVFPYCFHGFYTSGSNSTSKALSEQEVCGQANITHTTGDNNSNYLLPECKRIRLTHCDCSKNNSGLRNDQQTVFWRDVPKKNFAHAGASHDKFAEALKSTKSVGDQVPNYATEFNKAHLNSHVTKAPQMSNMSSGSSAPVLTQVSMEVNNSTPCIRTSTMMHDLVVDEGSGNEKCGSSDVVIRDGNEGFNTVDKVNVAKSRFDCLASDSSINPIDELHSKIPYKSKKVKCLNEGLAKKENGKYRCKLEMTPKTAVSKSEDHNPSFDPFGGPEILNNVRHLENDSSRSQEIEVSKPGCVMQRTNASHGSAAIIKRKRSVLSFNKFKERIGYQDGVPKDDDKQLQNDDISLRRLKRVGEKMKQGLVACSKHESRSGTAKPPKFMSLNCIANISSKISLPKKSKPVVCGNSGIISSGGTDGDQKPAKIISLASILKRARKCNLTETSDTAVSHHSETSEDAKNSAIFRRLEESCECLRKNGEDLNSPSTAKAFHSGNNTGIRCHLHSMQSISNLRCKDICTCSPGKLAAKFRHHAKSTCSSTTEINECSKLTMAKDQLNCSPSAICGLEDQDNKLHQQKILEPASPTAIGSFPFPKNNQDHAGKLSQVSRSLLNPDAFCCVCGSSNQGDTNQLLECHDCLIKVHQACYGVSKIPKGNWCCRPCKCNSQDIVCVLCGYGDGAMTRAVKCQNIIKSLLKAWKVGKGSYSVKTIPSEHAEIDALNPDSADEASKFNNCGSVSETCTAESKSRMSGKYPAFNSIIAGSLDPSVTQWVHMVCALWTPGTRCPNVDTMNTFDVSGALPAKKNVVCSLCKRSGGSCIECRVSSCSVPFHPWCAHQKGLLQSEIEGDDDEKVGFYGRCLHHAMPNNYRLDNHVVDPQQSLIKEECSCARTEVVRGRKRERTHQPNLQGPGKDGVCIVSQEQINAWLHINGQKCRASGLTKPSGSDVENDYRKEYILYKQLKRWKHLVVYKSGIHALGLYTSQFIPRGAMVVEYIGEIVGLRVADKREIEYQSGRRIQYKSACYFFRIDKEHIIDATRKGGIARFVNHACLPNCVAKVITVRNEKKVVFFAERDINPGEEITYDYHFNSEDEGEKIPCFCDSKNCRRYLN, from the exons ATGGATGATTCCTGGCTCTCCAAATGCGTGGACTCGTCGCCGCAGATGTCACCATTACTTGCTACGGAGCTGGGTTCTCAGGCTGTGAGGTCGCCGCACTTAACGCAGGCGCCTGCGCCGGCGTCCGCGGCTCAG GTTCACAAGAACACAAAGCACCATTTCCATTCTTTCATTAGACAGGAGGCGGTTTTGAATGATCATGCAAGAGTTCAGGAGACTGCAGCTGTTAGTAATTTAAACTTAGGCTACAGATTGGGGAAGACAGAGCTGGGTAATTCATTTCTTGCTCTGTTATCTGATGAATTCTCCCATTTGCCTCATTCAAGAATGGACATAGCTAAGATTCATATCAACAATGACAAGGTTCTAACTGGCACTGGCTGTGTGGTACCATCAATAAATATTCCACCTCTACCAGAAAACCATGGAAATGGCTCTCTGGGAAATTGGAATGAGCATTCTTCTTTTGTTGTCTCTAGGACAGCAACAAATCCTGCTTCCACTAAAGTCCCTTTTCTCCACAACAATGTTCGATTAGTGGGCGATTCTCATCATGCGAGGGACTATGTGGAAGTAGTTCCTTGTCAATCCTCTCAGTCCAACAATACAGGAACTGCCATCACTCCATGGGATGAACTATGTAATTCAGGCAGGTCAGCAAATGCAGACAAAAACTCAAATAAGGATGTTCATGCCTCAAGGATTATTTCATTTGATGCCAAGTCTCCTATTTCACATAATAATTCTTCTTATCTTAGAGGGCGTCCCCTTGTCTTCTGTAGAAGTACCG TAGGAGAATTATTTATGGGTGATGCAGGACTTCTTGGAGTTTTATGCTTTTGTCATAACTCCCATATGTCAGTTCCCAAATTTTGTGAG CATTCAGGATCGCCTTCGGTGAATCCTGGTGAGGCTGTCTATTTGGAGAATGGAATGAACATATCACATTGGTGCAAGCAATATTTAGGG ATAATGGCACCAGATGAAATTATTGGAGGGGAGTGGTCAGGTGGTTCTGCAACAGTAGATGTTTCAGTTGGTTCCAAGGCCAGTTATGCTCCAATATTGTTGAACAACAATGTGGCAATTAGTAATATCAAGTCATTTGGTGGATCTTGGAGACCAGCAAAACCTTTGAGTAACTCTATTCCTAGCTCTCCATATATAAAGGTGAGATATACCATGCAGGACAAATCAATAAACAAGGAGCATGACAATGTGCGCCTAAGCTATAATTTTCATGGTACTAAAAATTGTCAAAAGATGATTCCCAGTTCAGTGCCAGCTAGCATGCCTAATGCAATGAAGAAACAACTCTTGAATACTCAGAAGCATCCTCCTATTAGTGTTGGTCTTGAAAAAGTTCACTCAACTTTATTTAAGGGTAAAGAAATTGTTGTTCAGCAATTGAATACTTCTGATGGCACTTATACTGGAAAACATACTTCTTGTATGCCCTTAGCATGTTCCTGGACCAATGGAACAGTGAGGCATGATGATGACATTGACGATCCCAACTCCTCTGCTGAAGCACCTCTGGCTGATATTGATGGTGCGTCAAACATTGAATTGAGGCTTGGCCAGCCATCTGAGAAATACAGTGCCTTTGCAGGTTCACTTGGATCGTCTGTACTACAAATTGGACCAGCATATGACACAGTGAAACCACAACCATATCAGCAACTAAAGGAACGAA GTGTTTCTCATGCAGCTGCTAAAACTTGGACTGCAAATCAAATCAGGAAAAATCTCCATTTCTCATCTTCGGAGGCATCTCCTTACAATAAAGGATCCACACAACATGCGGCTAGATCTTTTAATGCTCGTAACCATTTTGACTCTGAAGGTCTCACTCGTGATGCAAACATGAATCCCCTGATTTCATTGTTTCTATCGCATCTTGAAGGGAATAACACATCTTTATCATTGGATAACTTATTCAATGGTAGTGAGCACTTATCATCTAAGACGCCTCACAATGTTTGCAATTCTGTAGGAGACTCTACACATGGTACTAGAAGTGTATGTAACACCAGTACGGTGAATTTTCCCAATAAATTGGATGAAGGAAAGAATATTCTCACTGTTGAGAGTGACACGACAAAGTCTGACTCCATGGTACAAAAACAAAATGAGGTCACAATTACTAGAGAGATTTCTGCACCTTTTAATAGCAAATGCTGCCAAAACAGCATCCTTGGAAATGGTAAGGATTTTTCTTTCTATTTGGACAATCAATCTAACATGGTGCAGAAACAAAGTGTTGGAAACACCAAGCAGCAAGAGAAAACTGCTTTTCTCTCAAACAAGGAGTGTGATGATCCAATTCCTTGTGGATCATCCGGTACAGATTTGTTGAAATCAGACCATCTAATGTCTTCTACAACCCTTTGTTCTTTGGAAAcaagcaaaaatatttttgctaCAACCAAGCATTCTATGGATGCCAAATCAAAAAATTCTGCTTTTCGGCGTGTAGTTGAATTTTCAACTCAAGAAAGTTCAAACGCTGCTAAAGCAAACTCGCAACATCATCAATTGTGTTGTCTATCATCATCCAAACCTGAAAGTTGTAAGGATGAATTTGCAGTTCAGACAGACTTAAGGGAAGGATCTTACTGCAAAACTCATCTCAATGACTCTAAAGTTGTTAGACACTCATGCCCAAGCTGCCGATCTGCTGTCGGCATGGATATATTTTCTGGTCATTCTTGTCATACAG GTTCAACTAGAACCTGCAATTGCTCGTGTTCAACGAAAAGAGCACTGCTTAAATCTGAAAAATGCTGCAAAAGATTTTCAAGTTGCTGCAATTGTGATGTGGATGAACAACCTTGTCTGAG ACTGGGGAGGCTGTCAAATAATTGTTTTCCTGGTGATCATAAACATGAAATGTTCAATCACAGAGAACATACTTCTTGCTCATATGGACATTGCTGCACTtctgtatttccatattgctttCATGGTTTCTATACTTCGGGGAGTAATAGTACCTCTAAAGCCTTAAGTGAGCAGGAGGTTTGCGGACAAGCCAACATAACACATACCACCGGAGATAATAACAGCAACTATTTGTTACCAGAGTGCAAGAGAATTCGTCTAACTCATTGTGATTGTTCTAAGAATAATAGCGGCCTTAGAAATGATCAACAAACTGTCTTTTGGAGGGATGTTCCAAAAAAGAATTTTGCCCATGCTGGTGCTTCTCATGACAAGTTTGCAGAGGCATTGAAAAGCACAAAGAGCGTTGGCGATCAGGTTCCCAATTATGCCACTGAGTTCAACAAAGCTCATCTAAATTCCCATGTAACAAAAGCACCACAGATGTCTAATATGTCATCCGGATCCTCTGCTCCTGTCTTAACTCAAGTTTCAATGGAAGTCAATAATTCAACTCCCTGTATTAGAACTTCAACAATGATGCATGATTTAGTGGTTGATGAAGGATCAGGGAATGAGAAATGTGGATCATCTGATGTAGTCATCAGAGATGGCAACGAAGGCTTTAATACAGTCGACAAGGTGAATGTAGCTAAATCTAGGTTTGATTGCTTGGCAAGCGATTCGTCCATTAATCCTATTGATGAACTGCATTCGAAGATTCCATATAAATCCAAGAAAGTCAAGTGTCTCAATGAAGGGTTGGCAAAAAAAGAAAATGGGAAGTATCGATGCAAGCTTGAAATGACACCTAAAACTGCTGTAAGCAAATCTGAGGACCATAATCCATCATTTGATCCTTTTGGTGGCCCTGAAATACTGAACAATGTTAGGCATTTAGAAAATGATAGTTCTCGATCCCAAGAAATTGAAGTTTCCAAACCTGGTTGTGTGATGCAAAGAACAAATGCTTCTCATGGGTCTGCTGCAATTATCAAGAGAAAGCGTTCAGTTTTATCCTTCAACAAATTCAAGGAAAGAATTGGTTACCAAGATGGAGTGCCAAAGGATGACGACAAGCAGTTACAAAATGATGATATCTCACTTAGAAGACTCAAGCGTGTTGGAGAAAAGATGAAACAAGGGCTTGTTGCATGTTCAAAACATGAAAGTCGTAGTGGTACTGCAAAGCCACCTAAATTCATGTCGCTAAATTGTATTGCAAATATTTCAAGCAAGATTAGTTTACCTAAGAAGAGCAAGCCTGTTGTATGTGGAAATTCAGGTATCATTTCTAGTGGAGGAACTGATGGTGATCAAAAGCCTGCAAAAATAATTTCCTTGGCTTCAATACTAAAAAGGGCTAGAAAGTGCAACCTTACTGAAACCTCTGATACAGCTGTAAGCCATCATAGTGAAACCTCTGAGGATGCTAAAAATTCTGCAATCTTTCGTAGATTGGAAGAAAGTTGTGAATGCTTAAGAAAGAATGGTGAAGACTTGAACTCACCATCAACAGCAAAGGCATTCCATTCTGGAAATAACACAGGCATAAGATGTCATTTGCATTCTATGCAATCAATATCTAACTTACGGTGCAAGGATATTTGTACGTGCAGTCCTGGCAAACTTGCTGCAAAATTTAGGCATCATGCAAAGAGCACCTGCTCATCAACTACTGAGATTAATGAATGCTCAAAATTGACCATGGCAAAGGATCAGCTCAATTGTTCCCCTTCGGCTATTTGTG GATTGGAAGATCAAGATAATAAATTACATCAGCAGAAGATTTTAGAACCAGCATCGCCAACAGCTATTGGTTCTTTTCCCTTTCCTAAGAACAATCAAGATCATGCTGGCAAGCTGTCTCAAGTAAGCAGAAG TCTTTTAAATCCAGATGCATTTTGTTGTGTCTGTGGAAGCTCGAATCAAGGTGACACCAATCAATTGTTAGAGTGTCATGACTGCTTGATTAAG GTGCACCAAGCCTGCTATGGAGTTTCAAAAATTCCCAAAGGTAATTGGTGCTGTCGTCCATGCAAGTGCAACTCCCAAGACATC GTTTGTGTTTTGTGTGGATATGGTGATGGAGCCATGACAAGGGCAGTAAAATGTCAGAATATTATCAAGAGTTTATTGAAGGCATGGAAAGTTGGTAAAGGATCCTATTCTGTGAAGACCATTCCTTCTGAACATGCAGAGATCGATGCTCTCAATCCTGATTCTGCAGATGAAGCCTCTAAATTCAACAACTGTGGTTCAGTTAGCGAGACTTGTACAGCTGAAAGCAAAAGTAGAATGTCAGGAAAATATCCGGCTTTTAACAGCATAATCGCCGGATCACTGGATCCATCTGTCACACAATGGGTGCATATGGTTTGCGCACTTTGGACACCTGGTACAAGATGTCCAAATGTTGACACAATGAATACTTTTGATGTGTCTGGTGCTTTACCTGCTAAGAAAAATGTA GTCTGTTCTTTGTGTAAACGTTCAGGAGGTTCATGCATAGAGTGCAGAGTTTCAAGTTGCTCTGTCCCATTTCATCCTTGGTGTGCACATCAGAAG GGTTTGCTACAAAGTGAAATTGAAGGTGATGATGATGAAAAAGTTGGCTTTTACGGGAGATGCCTGCATCATGCAATGCCCAATAATTATCGTCTTGATAATCATGTTGTGGATCCCCAACAAAGCCTGATAAAGGAAGAATGCTCGTGTGCTCGCACCGAG GTTGTTAGAGGTCGGAAAAGAGAGAGAACACACCAGCCTAATCTCCAAGGACCCGGTAAAGATGGCGTATGCATTGTTTCCCAGGAGCAGATAAATGCATGGCTTCATATTAATGGTCAGAAGTGCCGTGCTAGTGGTTTAACAAAGCCATCAGGTTCAGATGTCGAGAATGACTACCGG AAGGAATACATTCTATACAAGCAGTTAAAGAGATGGAAGCATTTGGTTGTTTACAAATCAGGAATCCATGCGCTTGGTCTGTACACATCGCAGTTTATTCCTCGCGGAGCCATG GTAGTTGAATATATCGGTGAGATTGTCGGACTACGAGTAGCCGACAAACGAGAGATTGAGTACCAATCAGGTAGAAGAATCCAATACAAGAGTGCTTGCTATTTCTTTAGGATTGATAAGGAACACATCATTGATGCCACACGCAAAGGCGGGATTGCCCGATTTGTCAACCATGCTTGCCTG CCAAACTGTGTCGCTAAAGTAATCACAGTCAGGAATGAGAAAAAG GTGGTTTTCTTCGCAGAGAGGGACATAAACCCTGGCGAGGAGATTACTTATGACTATCACTTCAACAGTGAAGATGAAGGCGAGAAAATTCCATGTTTCTGCGATTCAAAAAATTGCAGACGGTACCTGAACTGA